agctgaaattttgtggagacctttccttggtgtctaaagagctatggttaaaatttcgtgatttttggacaccgtttgatggggttttggatttttctcttttggtcagcttgctgctgaaaatcccggacgtgtccgatatcataccggacgtgtccggaaaataccggacgtgtccgatatttgcaggagcagtgctgttttcttttgggagtttgctcgtttgggctttgatctgtgtttcgtttgctctgtggtgacccgctgtgttctgagggagcatccacccttctctagggtcgtggtcatcaagtctttcgtgtatgttttttggggattgatgttgggacagtggtcgaagattttgaaagaaatttgaggctcccattcacccccccccccccctctggtcgccgtttccggtccttcataatcacaatcatcatgaaaataagtataaattaaccataatcatcaaatgcgacaaaataactcacattgcgatccggacacttgtagaagatacggcccttgttgggacactccttcctcacccggtactctatcacaatcttctcatcacacttgccgcatgcaatgagagggaggtccggcctcagtcgctttgaaacccgatgagaggccgaggacccggaagtagttgccatctactctctatactcatttttttatataatataaatttctcattttataaacaaataaaattaaaaaaactctaaaattctctatatctctaaaccatgaagtgtgctatgcatgctagaaatgaaagctgaatactagttttgaataactactttaaccttccttcatccaaatatgcaaactttaaagtgattttgagcttaaatggtttacaaataaaaaaaattctaccataaaaaaccacatatatctagtccacaaaatgagatatgctactgatgaaacatgagagtataaagttggtaacctttagaaccgaagaatcgatggaggaatcgaagaagatcttgtgattaccggcgatgaggaagaagagaggccggcgatgaagcaagaacactgagctcgaagtggctcgggctcggggaggaagaagggctatataggagggaaactgtagtcccggttggagacagcaaccgggactaaaagtccctttCTAGTCCTGGACGGAGCGTCCAgccaggagtagacttttactcccggttggaggtaccaaccgggagtaaaagttaacctttagtcccgattggtagatccaaccgggactaaaggtcccctgcagcaaaagcctgccgcagtagtcgttgggcagggacctttagtcccggttggagctaccaaccaggactaaagatctctCTAGtaccgggcgcgaaaaataccgggactaaagccaaatttcgaggtgggatcaaatgtcgtttctctactagtgtattgTTCAGCAGAAAAGTGGTGTGATGATATCTTGTTTTTTTCTGCCTACAGCAAGTTCTCTGAAATCTGCACTTCGTCAAAGGTCTCCAATCCATTTCCAACAGTCGATCTTTTCCTGGTTGTCTACGAGGATACTCTCAAATGGAAGACCATCTCTGAGTCTATGGTGACCAATGGGGCTGAAGAGGGATTCTTCGAGAAATCAACTAAGCATTGGGTTGGCGCTGCATTAGCCACGGATCTTGAGGTCCTCAAGCTGCTGAACGGTGCCACTGGATCCTTCTCTAGGACGAGGAGCACCAACAAGCCAAATGCATCTTCAGTGGAACCACCAAGAACAAGCCTGTCGAAGAAGCCAACACATGGAGCTTCAGCAAAAGTGCAGTCTAAGGTTGCACCAAGCTCTCCACTGAGGTGCACATGGAGTAACACCGAGAGCATGAGTGAGACAGCTGAGCTTGCCAAGTCCTTGTGGCGTGAGATGCATACGTGGTTCCTGACTTTTGTGGACGAGGCACTGGATGTGGGCTTCCACCTGTTCGAAGATCCTCAGGACTCAGGTCTGGATCCTCTGTTACTACATTATTGTGTTACATTTGGGACATCGTACTTGTCGAGACTGTCAAGATAACCATCTGATAATTCGAGGAATATAATTCTATCACTGCCTGCATTGTGACTGGAATTGTAGTAGTAAATAACTCTTTCTGAAGCGTTATAACCGTGTTAATTGAAAATGATCTTGAACTTGAAGGTATACCATTTGAGTGTGTTGTATTGTCGTTCAAACGAAAGATCTTCCAAGGTACACTCAGATGGGATTATAAACGGATGACTGCCAAATTCATGCTAGGGAAAACCCAAAGTATGACTTAACCATGAACATTGAACAGCATACTTGATTCATTGGATCATAGCCTTGATCAGATTTGGTTATGCAAATTAAGATCTGACATAGCTAGATGGTGTTGGATATGGATAGGATAGTAGACAAAGAAACATTGTTGGGAAAAAAACTGAAGTATGAAGTGACTGTATAACCTTAATTGTTGGCTCAGAAAATCATAACCATGGTTAACTATGATCCTTTCAGTAATAACCATTTTCAAATAGATATGTACTGTGAACAGTTCTGTCGCAATGTTTGCTTAATTTGCAAAATTGGTGCTATGACTACAAATTAATTGAAAGAAAATTCCAAGCACATGGTGCGACGATCATAACTGTTACAGTTAGTTTGGAATTTCAAACAtatagctacatatatatatatagaatggTGTATTGGTCATTTTCAGGTTCAGAGTCTGATTTTTTTTTCTGCATATCATTAGGTAGCATGGTTGGATAAACCCATTTTGCCTGTGTACAACAGAAAGCCGTGTCCTTGTAGTGTATAGTAGAATGTTTTGTGCCTGTACAGTAAACATTTCTTCTTTGTCTCTATCATCAGGAAGCAATGTCGAGGCGACTAAGTGATGCTACAACGGAACAATCCAGTAATGACGATTCATCTGTTGATGAGAGGCCAAAGCCTCGTAAGAAGATAGAATCTACCTCAGTAAAGGCAAAAACcacagctccaaaaattatacttCACGATCCTAAATGGACTGACGGCAGCATTCCATCGGATGCATTTCCTGATAAACTCTCAAAAATTGGAAAGGTAAGCAACTCTATTTTATTGGCTCAGTCTCCATTTAGTGTTCCTGACTTGACTTGAGTTTCTAATATAATTTCTACTGAATTTCAGGAAGCTTTTGAAAGGAGAGATTTAGCAGCAACTGCTGCAGCTAACGCCCTGCAAGAGGCATTGGTCTCTGAATCTGTAATCAGGAATATAAGGTATTTGGACACATATATTTTCCCTGTCTAAAAACAAAACCAGTGCATTTGTTCAGCAGAAAAGTGGTGCGATAATATCTTGTTTATTTCTGCCTATTGTTCAGCAGAAAAGTGGTGTGATAATATCTTGTTTATTTCTGCCTACAGCAAGTTCTCTGAAATCTGCACTTCGTCAAAGGTCTCCAATCCATTTGCAACAGTCGATCTTTTCCTGGTTGTCTACGAGGATACTCTCAAATGGAAGACCATCTCTGAGTCTATGGTGACCAATGGGGCTGAAGAGGAATTCTTCGAGAAATCAACTAAGCATTGGGTTGGCGCTGCAATAGCCACTGATCTTGAGGTCCTCAAGCTGCTGAACGGTGCCACTGGATCCTTCTCTAGGACAAGGAGCACCAACAAGCCAAATGCATCTTCAGTGGAACCACCAAGAACAAGCCTGTCCAAGAAGCCAACACATGGAGCTTCAGCAAAAGTGCAGTCTAAGGTTGCACCAAGCTCTCCACTGAGGTGCACATGGAGTAACACCGAGACAGCTGAGCTTGCCAAGTCCTTGTGGCGTGAGATGCATACGTGGTTCCTGACTTTTGTGGACGAGGCACTGGATGTGGGCTTCCACCTGTTCGAAGATCAGAACGTCGCTAGCAAGGGAAAGCACAGCAGCCACATAACGATGGTCCTCTCACAGTTCAAGAAGATCAGCGACTGGTTGGACCAAGTAGGGAAGATTGCAGAGGAGGAGAGGACCAAGGAGAAGATCGAGTGCTTGAAGCGCAAGATCTATGGGTTTGTCATTAGCCACATGGGGTCTGCATTCGAGAGCTCTGTCTCGGTTTCTTCCAGGAGTTGAGGGGATGCTTCATGCTCTGAAGCTTGCT
This sequence is a window from Miscanthus floridulus cultivar M001 chromosome 10, ASM1932011v1, whole genome shotgun sequence. Protein-coding genes within it:
- the LOC136487099 gene encoding uncharacterized protein, which translates into the protein MEPLADKNKILREALSLSEKSIQRAQRERDLVESNSRDLEHQKEVLSERLTAASEQLKKTSEQLATVSEELKNMSEQLGKKNGELKNKTEQLDLKCQQFEDVSKLKSDYRHKTKAQFDVLVQEAKVQKDNFNTITAAIKPVLDCVDVEPAPCPDGRQQGPNTIVQRCKAAKFSEICTSSKVSNPFPTVDLFLVVYEDTLKWKTISESMVTNGAEEGFFEKSTKHWVGAALATDLEVLKLLNGATGSFSRTRSTNKPNASSVEPPRTSLSKKPTHGASAKVQSKILRTQEAMSRRLSDATTEQSSNDDSSVDERPKPRKKIESTSVKAKTTAPKIILHDPKWTDGSIPSDAFPDKLSKIGKEAFERRDLAATAAANALQEALVSESVIRNISKFSEICTSSKVSNPFATVDLFLVVYEDTLKWKTISESMVTNGAEEEFFEKSTKHWVGAAIATDLEVLKLLNGATGSFSRTRSTNKPNASSVEPPRTSLSKKPTHGASAKVQSKVAPSSPLRCTWSNTETAELAKSLWREMHTWFLTFVDEALDVGFHLFEDQNVASKGKHSSHITMVLSQFKKISDWLDQVGKIAEEERTKEKIECLKRKIYGFVISHMGSAFESSVSVSSRS